The Neoarius graeffei isolate fNeoGra1 chromosome 12, fNeoGra1.pri, whole genome shotgun sequence genome window below encodes:
- the LOC132894733 gene encoding LOW QUALITY PROTEIN: WASH complex subunit 2-like (The sequence of the model RefSeq protein was modified relative to this genomic sequence to represent the inferred CDS: inserted 1 base in 1 codon) yields MAEPMENGPSNCNGEAEQVWERPWTLDEMRKNSTNWSLPADSGLFLYMQDFSQWMLSKMHEIKKQLDGLIRDTKATDSCLHTVFNDFLMLSNIQFIENRVYDEEVEEPVPKIEAQERHPDQEKTREQKEAELIPKVQEAVNYGLKVLESSFEQLDVKVGNSDSEDEEAADRVEPILEPKDLYVDKPLPYLVGSQAFMEQDDVGLGDLSSEEMSIDSDRESFVENEVDKDQEEHSDEDFDQEGESQGSLKKKTISSDEEEENEDFDLFGESDKDKDEARRDGVGPTSFVDQLVARIKDXSKKKPDADCTSLSSGTSVTKRKNQGKKPPEAQVEDDDELFKPSEMEDDGGLFDDDVFYFSQSVVLTLLS; encoded by the exons ATGGCAGAACCCATGGAGAACGGCCCCAGCAATTGCAATGGTGAGGCCGAGCAGGTGTGGGAGAGACCCTGGACACTGGATGAGATGCGAAAAAACAGCACAAACTGGTCTTTACCTGCAGATTCTGGGCTTTTTCTCTACATGCAAGACTTCTCTCAGTGGATGTTGTCTAAGATGCATGAGATCAAGAAGCAGTTGGATGGCCTGATTCGGGACACAAAAGCAACTGATAGCTGCCTCCACACCGTCTTTAATGACTTTCTTATGCTTTCCAATATACAATTTATAGAAAATAGGGTTTATGATGAAGAAGTTGAGGAGCCTGTCCCCAAAATAGAGGCTCAGGAGAGACACCCTGATCAGGAAAAAACACGAGAACAGAAAGAAGCCGAGCTGATACCTAAAGTCCAGGAGGCAGTGAATTATGGTTTGAAGGTCCTGGAATCTTCCTTTGAGCAACTGGATGTGAAAGTAGGGAACTCAGACTCTGAGGATGAGGAGGCAGCCGACAGAGTGGAGCCCATTCTGGAACCCAAGGATTTATACGTAGACAAGCCACTACCGTACTTGGTTGGATCTCAAGCTTTTATGGAACAAGATGATGTTGGCCTGGGAGATCTCTCCAGTGAGGAAATGTCCATCGACAGTGACAGGGAGAGTTTTGTTGAGAATGAAGTGGATAAAGATCAGGAGGAACACTCTGATGAGGATTTTGACCAAGAAGGAGAAAGTCAAGGAAGCTTAAAGAAAAAGACAATCAGTTCTGATGAAGAGGAAGAAAATGAAGATTTTGACTTATTTGGAGAATCTGACAAAGATAAAGATGAAGCCAGAAGGGATGGCGTGGGTCCAACATCTTTTGTTGATCAACTGGTTGCAAGAATTAAAG ACAGTAAAAAAAAGCCAGATGCAGACTGTACATCATTGTCATCAGGCACATCTGTTACCAAAAGGAAAAACCAAGGAAAGAAACCGCCAGAGGCACAGGTGGAAGATGATGATGAGCTGTTCAAGCCTTCAGAAATGGAGGATGATGGTGGTCTCTTTGATGATGATGTCTTCTACTTCAGTCAATCTGTTGTGCTAACCCTGTTGTCCTAA